gacatagtttcactcttgtcacccaggctggagtgcaatggcgcaatcacagctcactgcaacctccacttcccaggttcaagtgttctacctcagcctcctgagtagctgggattacaggtgcacactaccacacccggctaatttttgtatttttagtagagacagggtttcaccatgttggccaggctggtctcgaactcctgacctcaggtgatctacccaccttggcctcccaaagtgctgggattaggtgAAACAGTTTCTTGTggacttatcttttcattttccatGGGGATagacctaggagtggaatttttGGGTCATGTGGGAAccgtttaaccttttgaggaactgccagactattttccaaaagagctgcaccattttacatgccCGCCAGCAGTGTGTGAGGGGAAATGCCCTTTTATTGAACATCtgccatgtgctaggcactgtgccatACCTCCTCTCCCATGATCCTCACACCAACCTGTGAAATACCTGTGATTCCTCCCTTTTACTGAGGAGGACACCagagctcagagaagtgaagtaactCCCCCAGGATCACACAGGGAATAAGAAGTAAGGCCTAGATTCACACCCAGCTCTGTCCCTTATATGTTTTCCCGTTGACTGGTTGCTAACTGACTACGTGACTGTccagatgctaatgtggaatccACCTCCTCCCCAACCCTCCTGGGCACTGTCTTGCAGACAGGGAAGTTGGACCCCCACTATCCAAAGGTCTGTGGGCACAGAGGCAACGTTTTGGATGTCAAGTGGAACCCTTTTGATGATTTTGAGATCGCCTCCTGTTCTGAAGATGCCACAGTGAGTGTCAGCCCCTGAGGGGCTTCCCCTTCCTGAAGAGTGGGATTGGGGTGGTTGGGGTGGAACGGTACCTGTTCTTGGCTCTGGTGCCCCTGACTCCATCACGGAGGTGAGGTCACTGTGTGGGGAGGTGTTAAGTTAGGTAGAGGAGGAGACATTCGTGGTGCTGTAGGACTAGCGGCACCACCCCTCCTCTCTATGGGCCTTAGTTCCCCCCCcatataaaatgggcataatagttCCACCCACCTAATAAAGCCTAGTGAAAATGTATATTCCGATGGGAAAACCCATCCTTTGGGGAGCTATAAAAGGCTATGAGGGGCATTTTTATGGTGATCAGAAAGGATGTTCCACTTAATCCCACAGTGAGGAAGCGAGCTATAAAAGGCTGTGAGAGCCTTGGATGAACGTGGACACTAAAACCATTCCAGCAGCTTCAGTCTCACTCACTTTTTTGAGCCTGTGTTCTGTACCAGGGTTATCATCCCTGCCCCAACAATGTTCAGTGTTACTTATTTACAATTCATTTTATACCCACTTCTAAAATATGGTGGGTATGGCTTAAGACAAGAACCACAGATgtgccaggttcagtggctcacacctgtaatcccagcactttgggaggctgaggtgggagaatcacttgaggccaggagttggagaccaacctaggcaacatagtgagaccctgtctctactaaaaaattaaaaaacacagatatGATCAGATgattaaataaagataaaagtcaTTGTCACCATTTATTGTAAGCCCACTGTATTCCTAACTGTCATCACACTTATCATTTCACAGTCTCCCCAGCAACCCCACAAGGTAGGATATTTTTCTGATGGAGAagctgaggatcagagaggtACAGCAATTTGCCTAATGTTACACAGCctgtgggaggcagagcaagacttcaGACTGAGGCCTGTCTGATTCCACAGCCCATTCTCTTTCCAATGTGCTGTGACACATCTTTAAAGAGAAGCAgccacagatggagaaactgaggaaaTACTAGAAATGATGGCTAAGGAGGGTTGCAGCAGCTAAGCTGCTAGTTTAGCTAAGAGCTACCTGGCAGCCAAGGCAAAATGGGCAACAGAATGTATTGCAAAACCTTCAGTTAGATCAAAAGAAGCAGACCAGTTCATcaggaaaggaaggcagaaaatTCAAAGAGGATTTGTGTCGGTTTCCATATAGCAGATGCTGAGGAACGTAAAGGACAGTGTCTGCCGAGGTGATTTCACCAAAGGGACAATCAGGTCCTGTGAGAATTGGCCCTGTCCCCGGGGAATATAGGGCCTCTGGCAGGATATCAAATATCTGAAACTGTCCCCACTTTTGTGATACCTGCCTTTTCAGGACTGCTTTGAAGGCTCCCATCAAGATCTTTATAAATCTCTTGCTAGCCTCATTGCCTGCCACTGCCCCTTCCCCGATGCCCCAGGGCAGGACATGACTGTTGGGGGACTGAAGAAGGAAGGGGCTTTCCTCCCCGAAGCTATGCCCACAGTGAATTTATGGGGTGTTCCTCCCTGCCTTCAGGGCCTGGAGGGCACGGTTGCTCCTCTAGCAGTGGGGAGTCTTCTCTGCTTCAGTGTTGCGGGTGGTACCTTCATCTTCCAAACATACCTGTTCAGAGTGTGTCTTCCTCCTGGGGTTCTATGCAGTGACAGCCCTCATCAGACCGAAGTATCTGGAGCCTGTCACTACTCTCATGGGGTTGGCTTCCTGGTTTTAAATCCAAGATGACCAGGaaataagtatttgctgaattgAAAGCAAAGTCGTCTACCTGAAAAACCTGTATACCTCTAAGGGAAACAGTGCATACAATCAACTAGGGGCCAGAGAACCTTGCAGGACCAATAAGGAAGATCAAGTCAGCAGCATCCCAGGATCACCTTGTACTCCATTTGTACACCTCCATGACAGGGAGCTAACTCTCTGCCATGGCAGCCCCCTCCATCTTCAGACAACACTACTCTGGAAGGAAGTCCCAGCACCTCTTCTCAGGCCCTCACCATGAAATACAGGCCCATGACCCCATCCAGCCCAGCCTCCTGACCTTCAGAGTTTCCTCTTGCAGGCCATCCAGGGTGCACCTCCAAAGCAAGAAGTTTGTCCCTGCCCTGCTGCAGAGACCTCGCCGGCTCCCTAGTGCCTGAGGATGCAGCCTAAACCCTTCATCCTGGCATTTGAGGCTCTACCCTGGGCCTTTGGGACAAGAAGAACACTGTACTTTGGGGATATCCTAGCTTAGGAGACAGGCCTGAAACCCAGCCACCTGCCCACCACCTCAGGCCAGCAGGATGACAAAGATCTCTCAAGGGCAGATTTGGAGGCCTAGACTCATCCCTGGTCAGCGCTGGCCCCTGCTCGGGCTGGAGGAGCTTGGGGAAGCCCCTGTCTGTCTGAGGACCCTCAGCTGCCCCTCCACTGCCCCTCAGTGCCCATAGCCACTGAGTGGGAGGTGGCTATGGAGAGAGCTCCCTTGGTCCTTCTGCTGGTCACTGCCAGATCTGTGGCTTAGGCTGGTGACGGTGCCAAGGTGCCCTGGCTAATGCTGCCTTGGGCCCTGTCTCCCCTGCCAGATTAAGATCTGGAGCATCCCCAAGCAGCTGCTGACCAGGAACCTCACGGCCTACAGGAAGGAACTCGTGGGCCACGCGCGCAGAGTAGGCCTGGTAGAGTGGCACCCCACGGCCGCCAACATCCTCTTCAGTGCTGGCTATGACTACAAGGTGAGTCTGGGTATTCTTTCTCTGGGGCAGCCCCAACAAGTTCCCACAAACTGGAACACAATGGACATGTattctgtcacagttctggagaccagaaatcgaaaatcaaggtgttgggagAGCCAGCTCCCTCCAGATGCCCTAGGGAAGAATCCTTCCatgcctctcccagcttctggtggctccaggcatcCTTGGCTATAGCTGCGTCACTCCAGGCTCTGTTTCTGTCTTCACACGGCCTTCTCTCTGTGTACCTGTCTTCCTTATAGGAAGAGGAGAGCAActatcattggatttagggcccacctaaTCCActatgatctcatcttaactaatttcagcagcgaagaccccatttccaaataaggtcacattctgaggttccaggtggACATGAGTTTTGGGGGAACCCTGTTCAACTCATTATAGCCTGCCCAGAGTGGATGGGATGGCACTGCCCGGAAAATCGTTCCCCTGACCCTGCTCCACTGACAACCAGGCATGCAGGCAGTAGGCCCTGTAGATTGGGACCCACAGTACAGGAGACCTCAATTCTATTCCGACTCAGTCTCTGacctgcactatagcctgggaaAGTGCCTTGacttctctaggcctcagtttcccaatctgtACACAAATGGAATTGGTGGCACCATAGCTATGGCCTTTCAGTTCTTTCCTTTTGACACTATAGGGGTTTACAGAGACACCTCGGGACCCTCTGTGTTGGATAaaagggaggtgggggctggacatggtggctcacacctgtaatcccaacagtttgagaggctgaggtgggaggatcacttgagcccaaggatttgagaccagccaacatagtgagaccccgtctctacaaaaaaatagaaaaaattagccaggtatggtagcatgtgtcaagtagtcccagctactcaggaggctgaggttggaggatcacttgagcccaggaggttgatgctacagtgagccatgatcatgccactgtactgcagcctgggcaatcctgtctcaaaaataaataactaaaattgttGTGGGGAGCACTGAGGGAACCTGGGCCCTCGCTCTTCCGATCCACAGCGCTTTCTCATCTGTTTGTATGGGGTGTCTGCAGAGCTGCTGCGTGTATTTGTGCTGGTTGTTCTATACCCAACTTCAGGGGGCACTAGTCACGTCCTAGTCTATAGGAATGGATTGCCCTGGAGCTCTGCATGCACAGCCTGTGCAGCTAAACATACAGCCCTGTTGATCTGTGGGAGGTGCAAACTGCTGCTAATAACTGAAACCGCCTGGATTAGCTGGTTCCCTGGGGTCCTCCCAGCATGGATGTTTTGTTGCTCAGAGGCAGGTGGCGTTTTCCTTTCACCACTAGACAGCCTGGCCCTGGGATTCCCCCTCCTGCCACAAGCAGCTTCAGCCTGCACATCATCCTCCCACTGAggcttcttggccaggctgccAGCTGCGCCACCCTCCCAGGGATACTGTGTTTCACTGCATCCTGGCCAGCATGTGACTATGAGGCCCAGGGGCAGGGTGGCCCCTGTGCTCAGAGCTGGCTCTCTGCCATGCAGGTGATGATCTGGAACCTGGATACAAAGGAGTCTCTCATCACAAGCCCCATGAGTACGATTAGCTGTCACCAAGATGTGATCCTCTCCATGTCCTTCAACACCAACGGCAGCCTGCTGGCCACCACCTGCAAAGACCGCAAGATTCGGGTTATTGACCCCCGAGCAGGGACCGTCCTCCAGGTCAGTTCTGGGCCAGGGGCTGGCTCAGGCTCAGAGGAGCAAGGGGCAGAGTGGGGACAGAGAGAGGCTTCAGAGAACAGGACAGTGATGCTGTCAGCGTCTGGGCTGCGCCTTCACAGGCGGCATCCCTGTCTGTCCTCTCGGGATTGCTGGAAGGTGGGATATGtcctttccattttgcagatgagaaaactgaggcccgtGAGAGATGAAATGACTCACCCCCATGgagagctgggatctgaacctggtctgactccaaagcttgtTGGCGTGCCTCAGCTCTGGCCAGGGGGTCAGGAGAGCCGACGATACCACTGTTTAGCCACTGTGCAGCCTTGGGCAAGCGCTTCctgctctgagcctctgttttctcatttgcaacaaTGGGCTGTTAGTCCTTCCTCTCCAAGGATTAGATAAGACAGGCCAGGTGACAGTGCCCGCCCCTGTAGGGATGCCTGATACTCTTTCAGCAAGAACAGGGCGCTGGGCAGAAGTTTGTTTCTGTTCTTGCTCAGAAAAATAGCTCTTAACAAAGATAGTGGGGAGAGACTCCACGTGGATGAGAGGGATCCAGGTGGTGCCCCTGGGAAGAATCTCCAGGCAGAGCTGGGGTGAGAAAGGGAGGCCTCCCAGGTGGAGCGGTGGCATAAGCAAAGCAGGGAGGCCAGAAACCCCAGCTACCCCCGATCCTCCAGCGTCTCTCCAATACCGACCGCACATGTCCCTCCAGGAGGCCAGCTACAAAGGGCACCGGGCCAGCAAAGTGCTGTTTCTGGGGAACCTGAAGAAGCTGATGTCCACAGGCACATCCCGATGGAACAACCGGCAGGTGGCCCTGTGGGACCAGGTGAGGGCTGCACCCCACCCCTCACCATCACCCCTCAGCTGAGAGCCAGcgtcattcattcatgcatgcattcatttagACACCCATTTATGACACACACATTTAGCGTAGACTGCCAGGTGCTGGGGATCCGGGGATGAATGGCAGGGAGATGCTGACAACCCCGGGCGAGCACAGACCCTGTGTATCTTGCCACCCAAGGAGGGAGATGGGTCAGGACCCAGGGGAGTCCATTGGCTAGAGGAGGGGAGGTAGCTGAGTCTGGGACCAGGActaggaggaagggaggagagggccaTCTGGGCTGAGGGTGCACCTGGAGCAAATGAGGTACTAACGGGTATGGGGAGAAGGAGCTTTCATCGGGACAGCTGAGGGTGGAGCAGGGTAGGGTGAGGGCCAAGCTGGCGGTAGTGTTTTGAGGGAGCATTTGACAGAGTTTCAAAGACTGGACAAATCACATTTTCTCTCTGAGTCTCCTTCCtcatctattaaaataaattttaaaaaacaggtagGGGAAGATTGGAATGAGATCGGGTGTGTCAAAAGTGATTTGttatggccaggtatggtggtacatgcgtgtaatcccagcacttcggaaggccatggcgggaggatcacttgaggccacgaattcgagaccagcctgagctacaCAGCAggacccccatctctgcaaaaaatcagctgggtgcagtggtgcatgtctataatcccagctatttgggagactgaggcgagaggatcgcttgagcccaagagtttgagactgcagtgagctatggtcgcaccactgcactccagcctgggtgacagttagaccttgtctcaaaaaaaaaaaaaaagtgatttgttAAGGGCAGAAAGCTGACAAAATAGGTGGCAGCAGCATTTTAGTGCCTTTAAGATGTCATCTCCACTAGAGAGTAGCCCACACATTGGAACTCAAGAACCAGGGACATCTTCCCCCcgcacacacatataaaaaaatcacactttttctctgacacacacactcTCGCCCAGAGCACCATGGCAGCAATTCTTATCTCCGGGAGCACCACTGAGGGCCCCCAGGAGTGACCCAGGccttccctgcctccccttcccctgcaggataacctctctgtgcctctgatGGAGGAGGACCTGGACGGCTCCTCGGGCGTGCTGTTTCCCTTCTATGACGCAGACACCAGCATGCTCTACGTGGTGGGGAAGGTCGGCTTGGCACGGGAGGGAGGTGACCGCCTGGACCCCTGAGACGGGCAGACAGCAGCCTGGGGCCATTGGGAACACAGGGCAGGGATGGGCAGGCCTCGCTGGCCACTCTTTCCCTGTGAGAAGTaacccctcccaccctcctggcTCCCTAGGAACACCTGGAGCCAGGGCTCTGGCTGGACACCTTGACCTTGTCTCTTCTCAACTCCAGGCCCAGATATGGGGGGACCATTGGTGTTTCTCAGCAGGGGCACCTGCTAAACTGGGGGCAGAACAGGTCTCCACTGGGTAGGACTATCCCATATCTGGCagccctggcccctgcccaccAATGCCAAGAACAGCATCTCTCCCCCTCCATCCAAGTCATTATGACAACCAGAAATATTCCCCATGGTAAGACCTTCTGGATGACCTCTGAGGCCACCCCAGTTCTGACTTTTGCTGCTGCTCTCAGATAGGAGCGGGATTTGGACTTGTCTTCCCAGAGCTTCTGTCTTAGAGGAAAAAGGGTGGGCTTTGGGTCATGGTGGGGGAGGATTGAATATTAAAATAAGGGcccaggcccagcacagtggctcatgcctataattccagcactttgggaagccaaggtgggagaatcacttgagcccaggagttcaaggccagcctgggcagcatagtgagaccccatgtctatgaaaatgaaaaaataaaaaattagccaggcgtggtggcacacacctgtggtcccagctactcgggaggctgaggcgggaagatggcttgagaccaggaggttgcaatgagctgtgattgcactactgctctccagcctgggcaataaagtgagaccctgtctcaaaaaaataagataaaatataaaataaaatgaagatccCCTCATCACCCTCCTGCCTTGATGACAGGGCCCCCAGTTTCCTGGTGTTCCCTTGAGTGAGATGGGTTTGCCAATCATCAAAAAAAGCCAGGTTTTTGCCGCATGGCTGCGTTGCTGATGAGCTGATGAGCTCCAGCTCTGAATCtcaccctcctcttccttctcctcctcctcagggaGATGGCAACATCCGCTACTACGAGGTGAGCGCTGACAAGCCTCACCTGAGCTACCTGACTGAGTACCGCTCCTATAACCCACAGAAGGGGATCGGTAAGTGAGGGACACTgaagttcatgcctgtaatcccagcacttcgggaggccgaggtgggagaatcgggGTCAGGGCTTCAGTGCGGGGTGTGGGGAGACAGGGATGAGTCAGATGGGAGGAGAGACAGCATAGCAACACTCTGACTTGGTGGGGGCTGTACTTGACGTGTGCAACAGCACAAAGGaggaagtcagggaaggcttctcagaggaggcaACATTGGAGGAActgaaagaggaagcagagccCAGCAGGGGAGAGAGGGATGTGTTCTAGGTCAAGGTTAAGCAGTTACCACAAGAGCAGAGATGGAAAGGGCTGACCTAAAAGAGCCTCTAGGAAGCAGTCCTCAGTTCCTTTCTAAGTGTGCTTGAGGATTAAAAACACAGCTATATTTCTGTaatctacaagaaacccactttaaacaTAAAGACATGGCTAGATTAAAAGTAAAGGACTGGAGAAAGATGCACCCTGCTAACCCTACTCAAAAGGAATCTGGAGCGGTTTGATTAAGAGCATTTGGGTCACAGGAGCTGTGGGGATGGAGATGGGGAACCTTAAGCAGAGCAAACTGCCTATAAAAGTTCAgctaatccagcactttgggaggccaaagctggaggatcacttgagcctaggaattcgagcctagcctgggcaacaaagtgagactcctgtctctacaaataaataaaaaaattgaggtgcatacctgtggtcccagctacttgggacgctaaggcaggaggatcgcttgagcccaggagtgtgagactgcggtgagctatgattgtgccactgcactccagcctgggcaacagagtgagaccttgtgtcaaaaagaaaaaaaatttagctaaaataatttaaatctttGAAGGTGAAGAGTCTGATTAATTCAACTCCATTTCCCAACATAGGGCCCAGCCCAGTATAGGTATTTGTCCCTGAGCTGTTTTCTGGGAGGAGACTGGTCTCTGTTCAGGTCCAGGTGTGCAGCCTGGCTTTGGCCCTAACACTGTGGCCCCAGCCTAGCCAGAACCTCTTGGCCCTCCCTGTCTGCCTTCAGGTGTCATGCCAAAGAGAGGACTCGACGTGTCCTCCTGCGAGATCTTCCGCTTCTACAAGCTGATCACAACCAAAAGCCTCATCGAGCCCATCTCCATGATTGTGCCCCGGCGGGTAAGGGCAGTCGGAACCGCATGGGAGGCAGGTGGGGAACCTGTCCTGGAGAAGACAGACCCAGGGCTGTCGGGCACCAGAGCCTGGAGCCCACGTTCATGGGGCAGCCACAGAGCGGCCTTTCTCACAGCCAGTGTGACATCAGTGGGCGTCAGGAGTCCTGGGTCTCGG
This portion of the Pan troglodytes isolate AG18354 chromosome 11, NHGRI_mPanTro3-v2.0_pri, whole genome shotgun sequence genome encodes:
- the CORO2A gene encoding coronin-2A isoform X1 — encoded protein: MSWHPQYRSSKFRHVFGKPASKENCYDSVPITRSVHDNHFCAVNPHFIAVVTECAGGGAFLVIPLHQTGKLDPHYPKVCGHRGNVLDVKWNPFDDFEIASCSEDATIKIWSIPKQLLTRNLTAYRKELVGHARRVGLVEWHPTAANILFSAGYDYKVMIWNLDTKESLITSPMSTISCHQDVILSMSFNTNGSLLATTCKDRKIRVIDPRAGTVLQEASYKGHRASKVLFLGNLKKLMSTGTSRWNNRQVALWDQGDGNIRYYEVSADKPHLSYLTEYRSYNPQKGIGVMPKRGLDVSSCEIFRFYKLITTKSLIEPISMIVPRRSESYQEDIYPPTAGAQPSLTAQEWLSGMNRDPILVSLRPGSELLRPHPLPAERPIFNSMAPASPRLLNQTEKLAAEDGWRSSSLLEEKTPRWAAEHRLEEKKTWLTNGFDVFECPPPKTENELLQMFYRQQEEIRRLRELLTQREVQAKQLELEIKNLRMGSEQL
- the CORO2A gene encoding coronin-2A isoform X2 is translated as MSWHPQYRSSKFRHVFGKPASKENCYDSVPITRSVHDNHFCAVNPHFIAVVTECAGGGAFLVIPLHQTGKLDPHYPKVCGHRGNVLDVKWNPFDDFEIASCSEDATIKIWSIPKQLLTRNLTAYRKELVGHARRVGLVEWHPTAANILFSAGYDYKVMIWNLDTKESLITSPMSTISCHQDVILSMSFNTNGSLLATTCKDRKIRVIDPRAGTVLQEASYKGHRASKVLFLGNLKKLMSTGTSRWNNRQVALWDQDNLSVPLMEEDLDGSSGVLFPFYDADTSMLYVVGKGDGNIRYYEVSADKPHLSYLTEYRSYNPQKGIGVMPKRGLDVSSCEIFRFYKLITTKSLIEPISMIVPRRSESYQEDIYPPTAGAQPSLTAQEWLSGMNRDPILVSLRPGSELLRPHPLPAERPIFNSMAPASPRLLNQTEKLAAEDGWRSSSLLEEKTPRWAAEHRLEEKKTWLTNGFDVFECPPPKTENELLQMFYRQQEEIRRLRELLTQREVQAKQLELEIKNLRMGSEQL